Proteins from one Pontibacter korlensis genomic window:
- the glgP gene encoding alpha-glucan family phosphorylase — MASQYNRWYHPYDINEQYKKRVAYFCMEYGIDQALKVYSGGLGFLAGSHMRSAYELRQNMIGIGMLWKYGYYDQERNEDQTMRPHFQQKFYSFLEDSGITVRVLVNEHPVLVKAMVLKPEIFGTVPMYFLTTDIPDNDHLARTITHRLYDPEPQARIAQSIVLGVGGAKVVEALGGAEIYHMNEGHALPLAFKLFEEYGKLDEVRKRLVFTTHTPEKAGNEQHDIFLLHRMSFFNGIPLDEVRELTGMHGQMFDHTLAALRLAKIANGVSQLHGEVARDMWYDNEGVCEIKAITNAQNFNFWADEELWQAMERDDNETLANRKEELKRQLFKEVANQAGKLFRPDVLTVVWARRFAAYKRADLLVRDIQRFVDFISNKEMPVQVIWAGKPYPFDFGAINVFNRLVKLSQQLDNVAVLTGYEIELSRKLKQGCDVWLNTPRRPREASGTSGMTAAMNGGVNVSVQDGWLPEYARNGENSFVLPVADVSKPNEAQDDEDYNNLMRMFEKEIVPVYYHNRERWCYIMKQSMRDVVPHFESNRMAHQYYEQLFNV, encoded by the coding sequence ATGGCTTCACAATATAATAGATGGTACCACCCCTACGATATCAATGAGCAGTATAAAAAACGTGTAGCATACTTCTGTATGGAGTATGGAATAGACCAGGCACTGAAAGTATACTCTGGAGGCCTGGGCTTTCTGGCAGGCTCGCATATGCGCAGTGCCTATGAATTAAGACAGAATATGATCGGTATTGGTATGCTATGGAAGTATGGTTACTACGATCAGGAGCGCAATGAGGACCAGACAATGCGGCCACACTTCCAGCAGAAGTTTTATTCTTTTCTGGAGGATTCCGGCATTACCGTTCGGGTACTGGTTAATGAGCACCCGGTGCTGGTGAAGGCTATGGTGCTGAAGCCTGAGATTTTTGGCACAGTGCCTATGTACTTCCTGACTACCGATATACCAGACAACGATCACTTGGCCCGGACCATAACGCACCGCCTTTATGACCCAGAGCCTCAGGCCCGCATAGCCCAGAGTATAGTGTTGGGTGTGGGCGGAGCTAAAGTGGTAGAAGCATTGGGAGGTGCAGAAATATACCATATGAACGAGGGGCATGCCCTTCCGCTGGCGTTTAAGCTTTTCGAAGAATACGGTAAGCTGGATGAAGTACGTAAGCGCCTTGTATTTACCACGCATACGCCTGAGAAAGCTGGTAATGAGCAGCACGATATATTTCTGCTGCACAGAATGAGTTTCTTTAATGGCATTCCGCTGGATGAGGTGCGGGAGCTGACAGGTATGCATGGACAGATGTTCGACCATACCCTGGCGGCACTAAGGCTCGCTAAAATTGCCAATGGAGTATCGCAGCTGCACGGCGAGGTGGCCCGGGATATGTGGTACGACAATGAGGGCGTCTGCGAGATCAAGGCTATCACCAATGCGCAGAACTTTAACTTCTGGGCCGATGAGGAGCTGTGGCAAGCTATGGAGCGTGATGATAATGAGACCTTAGCTAACCGGAAAGAAGAGCTGAAGCGGCAGTTGTTTAAAGAGGTGGCTAACCAGGCTGGTAAGTTGTTTAGGCCAGATGTACTTACGGTAGTATGGGCTCGCCGATTTGCTGCTTACAAACGAGCAGACCTACTGGTGCGTGATATACAGCGATTTGTCGATTTTATTAGCAACAAAGAAATGCCTGTTCAGGTAATTTGGGCAGGAAAACCATATCCGTTCGATTTTGGGGCTATTAACGTGTTTAATAGGCTTGTGAAACTGTCACAGCAATTGGATAACGTAGCTGTGCTAACAGGCTATGAGATAGAGCTTTCGCGGAAGCTGAAACAGGGTTGTGATGTGTGGCTGAATACGCCTCGGCGCCCACGAGAGGCCTCTGGTACCAGCGGCATGACAGCTGCTATGAACGGAGGTGTAAACGTATCGGTGCAGGATGGTTGGCTGCCGGAGTACGCCCGTAATGGTGAAAACAGCTTTGTGCTCCCGGTGGCAGACGTAAGCAAGCCGAACGAAGCCCAGGATGATGAGGACTACAACAACCTGATGCGCATGTTTGAGAAAGAGATCGTGCCGGTATACTATCACAATCGTGAACGCTGGTGCTACATCATGAAGCAAAGTATGCGCGATGTAGTACCTCATTTCGAGTCAAACCGCATGGCTCACCAGTATTATGAGCAGCTGTTTAATGTTTAA